A window of Rhododendron vialii isolate Sample 1 chromosome 13a, ASM3025357v1 contains these coding sequences:
- the LOC131312425 gene encoding phospho-N-acetylmuramoyl-pentapeptide-transferase homolog isoform X3: MSLVANTNCFARLGSQRYPISLLRISSNPAFRRLRPRSYFGLEGFSSLDDWEDDDDILEYRHSSSEVEESDGDDLLNPVSDIDLPTVREPFLETNDALTGTAHRLAMITRGRRKSRVKHGVITNIGLMTFLTILLLLVDCCAWRIVRLPLEPFYLMRPFCISAIVVSCAGYVCVPLLRSLKIHSIIRREGPARHSSKKGTPTMGGLFFVPIGIIVAEVSVGFSSIEVRGAAVATLAFAAIGLLDDVLSIIKNHNYGLSALMKILLEVAVGSIFSVWLETTKISSPYSMKMLVPLPSPLGLVCLGKCYLLLTSFCFVSMTNGINLTDGLDGLAGGTAALAFIGMSIAVLPICSDLSVFGASMAGACIGFLSHNRYKASVFMGDVGSLALGGALAAMASCTGMFLPLFISSGIFVLEAVSVIMQVSFFKTTKRLQGRGRRLFRMAPFHHHLELCGIKEPTIVAAAYVISSLSALLAGYVGLISA, encoded by the exons ATGTCGTTAGTCGCAAATACAAATTGTTTCGCTCGATTGGGGTCGCAAAGATACCCTATCTCTTTGCTTCGCATTTCGTCCAATCCAGCATTTCGCCGTCTTCGACCCAGATCTTATTTCGGTCTTGAG GGTTTTTCTTCACTTGATGACTGGGAGGACGATGATGATATTCTTGAATACAGGCATTCATCAAGTGAAGTTGAAGAAAGCGATGGAGATGACTTGCTAAATCCAGTGTCTGATATCGATTTGCCAACGGTTAGAGAGCCATTTCTTGAAACTAATGATGCTTTGACTGGGACTGCCCACCGGTTGGCCATGATTACAAGAGGACGAAGGAAAAGCAG GGTTAAACATGGAGTGATAACCAACATTGGACTCATGACCTTCTTGACTATTCTTCTTTTACTTGTGGATTGTTGTGCATGGCGAATTGTCAGACTGCCTTTAGAACCCTTTTATTTGATGCGGCCATTTTGTATATCTGCAATTGTAGTCTCTTGTGCAGGCTATGTATGCGTCCCCTTACTTCGGAGTTTGAAGATTCACTCAATCATTAGAAGAGAAGGGCCAGCTAGGCACTCCTCTAAGAAGGGCACCCCCACTATGGGTGGGTTGTTTTTTGTACCAATTGGCATAATTGTTGCGGAAGTATCAGTTGGTTTTTCTTCTATTGAGGTTAGGGGCGCTGCAGTAGCAACTCTAGCCTTTGCTGCAATTGGGCTGCTTGATGATGTATTAAGCATCATCAAGAATCACAACTATGGTTTATCTGCTTTGATGAAGATTCTTTTGGAG GTAGCTGTTGGATCGATATTTTCAGTTTGGTTGGAAACTACAAAGATATCATCACCCTACAGCAT GAAAATGTTGGTTCCTCTACCTTCCCCTCTGGGGCTTGTTTGCCTGGGAAAGTGCTATCTATTGTTGACTTCATTCTGTTTTGTTTCCATGACAAACGGAATCAACTTAACAGATGGTCTTGATGGACTGGCTGGAGGGACCGCTGCATTGGCTTTTATAGGAATGTCGATTGCTGTGCTTCCAATATGTTCTG ATCTTTCTGTTTTTGGAGCATCGATGGCAGGAGCTTGTATTGGTTTTCTTTCGCACAACCGATACAAGGCATCTGTATTTATGGGTGACGTGGGTTCCTTGGCGCTGGGCGGAGCTCTAGCTGCAATGGCTTCTTGTACAGGAATGTTTCTTCCGTTATTTATTTCGTCTGGGATCTTCGTTCTTGAAGCAGTATCTGTTATAATGCAG GTATCCTTCTTCAAGACCACCAAGCGCCTACAGGGAAGAGGCCGACGCTTATTCCGGATGGCACCATTTCACCACCACCTTGAGTTATGTGGAATCAAAGAACCAACTATCGTTGCGGCCGCGTATGTTATTTCTTCCCTTTCGGCTTTACTTGCTGGATATGTAGGTCTAATTTCAGCATAG
- the LOC131312425 gene encoding phospho-N-acetylmuramoyl-pentapeptide-transferase homolog isoform X2 produces the protein MSLVANTNCFARLGSQRYPISLLRISSNPAFRRLRPRSYFGLEISESGVRKHGFRRRIVQVRATDEVLSLMHSSSEVEESDGDDLLNPVSDIDLPTVREPFLETNDALTGTAHRLAMITRGRRKSRVKHGVITNIGLMTFLTILLLLVDCCAWRIVRLPLEPFYLMRPFCISAIVVSCAGYVCVPLLRSLKIHSIIRREGPARHSSKKGTPTMGGLFFVPIGIIVAEVSVGFSSIEVRGAAVATLAFAAIGLLDDVLSIIKNHNYGLSALMKILLEVAVGSIFSVWLETTKISSPYSMKMLVPLPSPLGLVCLGKCYLLLTSFCFVSMTNGINLTDGLDGLAGGTAALAFIGMSIAVLPICSDLSVFGASMAGACIGFLSHNRYKASVFMGDVGSLALGGALAAMASCTGMFLPLFISSGIFVLEAVSVIMQVSFFKTTKRLQGRGRRLFRMAPFHHHLELCGIKEPTIVAAAYVISSLSALLAGYVGLISA, from the exons ATGTCGTTAGTCGCAAATACAAATTGTTTCGCTCGATTGGGGTCGCAAAGATACCCTATCTCTTTGCTTCGCATTTCGTCCAATCCAGCATTTCGCCGTCTTCGACCCAGATCTTATTTCGGTCTTGAG ATATCGGAATCAGGCGTTCGGAAACATGGGTTTAGACGTAGGATTGTTCAAGTTAGAGCCACGGATGAGGTACTGAGTTTAAT GCATTCATCAAGTGAAGTTGAAGAAAGCGATGGAGATGACTTGCTAAATCCAGTGTCTGATATCGATTTGCCAACGGTTAGAGAGCCATTTCTTGAAACTAATGATGCTTTGACTGGGACTGCCCACCGGTTGGCCATGATTACAAGAGGACGAAGGAAAAGCAG GGTTAAACATGGAGTGATAACCAACATTGGACTCATGACCTTCTTGACTATTCTTCTTTTACTTGTGGATTGTTGTGCATGGCGAATTGTCAGACTGCCTTTAGAACCCTTTTATTTGATGCGGCCATTTTGTATATCTGCAATTGTAGTCTCTTGTGCAGGCTATGTATGCGTCCCCTTACTTCGGAGTTTGAAGATTCACTCAATCATTAGAAGAGAAGGGCCAGCTAGGCACTCCTCTAAGAAGGGCACCCCCACTATGGGTGGGTTGTTTTTTGTACCAATTGGCATAATTGTTGCGGAAGTATCAGTTGGTTTTTCTTCTATTGAGGTTAGGGGCGCTGCAGTAGCAACTCTAGCCTTTGCTGCAATTGGGCTGCTTGATGATGTATTAAGCATCATCAAGAATCACAACTATGGTTTATCTGCTTTGATGAAGATTCTTTTGGAG GTAGCTGTTGGATCGATATTTTCAGTTTGGTTGGAAACTACAAAGATATCATCACCCTACAGCAT GAAAATGTTGGTTCCTCTACCTTCCCCTCTGGGGCTTGTTTGCCTGGGAAAGTGCTATCTATTGTTGACTTCATTCTGTTTTGTTTCCATGACAAACGGAATCAACTTAACAGATGGTCTTGATGGACTGGCTGGAGGGACCGCTGCATTGGCTTTTATAGGAATGTCGATTGCTGTGCTTCCAATATGTTCTG ATCTTTCTGTTTTTGGAGCATCGATGGCAGGAGCTTGTATTGGTTTTCTTTCGCACAACCGATACAAGGCATCTGTATTTATGGGTGACGTGGGTTCCTTGGCGCTGGGCGGAGCTCTAGCTGCAATGGCTTCTTGTACAGGAATGTTTCTTCCGTTATTTATTTCGTCTGGGATCTTCGTTCTTGAAGCAGTATCTGTTATAATGCAG GTATCCTTCTTCAAGACCACCAAGCGCCTACAGGGAAGAGGCCGACGCTTATTCCGGATGGCACCATTTCACCACCACCTTGAGTTATGTGGAATCAAAGAACCAACTATCGTTGCGGCCGCGTATGTTATTTCTTCCCTTTCGGCTTTACTTGCTGGATATGTAGGTCTAATTTCAGCATAG
- the LOC131312425 gene encoding phospho-N-acetylmuramoyl-pentapeptide-transferase homolog isoform X1: MSLVANTNCFARLGSQRYPISLLRISSNPAFRRLRPRSYFGLEISESGVRKHGFRRRIVQVRATDEGFSSLDDWEDDDDILEYRHSSSEVEESDGDDLLNPVSDIDLPTVREPFLETNDALTGTAHRLAMITRGRRKSRVKHGVITNIGLMTFLTILLLLVDCCAWRIVRLPLEPFYLMRPFCISAIVVSCAGYVCVPLLRSLKIHSIIRREGPARHSSKKGTPTMGGLFFVPIGIIVAEVSVGFSSIEVRGAAVATLAFAAIGLLDDVLSIIKNHNYGLSALMKILLEVAVGSIFSVWLETTKISSPYSMKMLVPLPSPLGLVCLGKCYLLLTSFCFVSMTNGINLTDGLDGLAGGTAALAFIGMSIAVLPICSDLSVFGASMAGACIGFLSHNRYKASVFMGDVGSLALGGALAAMASCTGMFLPLFISSGIFVLEAVSVIMQVSFFKTTKRLQGRGRRLFRMAPFHHHLELCGIKEPTIVAAAYVISSLSALLAGYVGLISA, translated from the exons ATGTCGTTAGTCGCAAATACAAATTGTTTCGCTCGATTGGGGTCGCAAAGATACCCTATCTCTTTGCTTCGCATTTCGTCCAATCCAGCATTTCGCCGTCTTCGACCCAGATCTTATTTCGGTCTTGAG ATATCGGAATCAGGCGTTCGGAAACATGGGTTTAGACGTAGGATTGTTCAAGTTAGAGCCACGGATGAG GGTTTTTCTTCACTTGATGACTGGGAGGACGATGATGATATTCTTGAATACAGGCATTCATCAAGTGAAGTTGAAGAAAGCGATGGAGATGACTTGCTAAATCCAGTGTCTGATATCGATTTGCCAACGGTTAGAGAGCCATTTCTTGAAACTAATGATGCTTTGACTGGGACTGCCCACCGGTTGGCCATGATTACAAGAGGACGAAGGAAAAGCAG GGTTAAACATGGAGTGATAACCAACATTGGACTCATGACCTTCTTGACTATTCTTCTTTTACTTGTGGATTGTTGTGCATGGCGAATTGTCAGACTGCCTTTAGAACCCTTTTATTTGATGCGGCCATTTTGTATATCTGCAATTGTAGTCTCTTGTGCAGGCTATGTATGCGTCCCCTTACTTCGGAGTTTGAAGATTCACTCAATCATTAGAAGAGAAGGGCCAGCTAGGCACTCCTCTAAGAAGGGCACCCCCACTATGGGTGGGTTGTTTTTTGTACCAATTGGCATAATTGTTGCGGAAGTATCAGTTGGTTTTTCTTCTATTGAGGTTAGGGGCGCTGCAGTAGCAACTCTAGCCTTTGCTGCAATTGGGCTGCTTGATGATGTATTAAGCATCATCAAGAATCACAACTATGGTTTATCTGCTTTGATGAAGATTCTTTTGGAG GTAGCTGTTGGATCGATATTTTCAGTTTGGTTGGAAACTACAAAGATATCATCACCCTACAGCAT GAAAATGTTGGTTCCTCTACCTTCCCCTCTGGGGCTTGTTTGCCTGGGAAAGTGCTATCTATTGTTGACTTCATTCTGTTTTGTTTCCATGACAAACGGAATCAACTTAACAGATGGTCTTGATGGACTGGCTGGAGGGACCGCTGCATTGGCTTTTATAGGAATGTCGATTGCTGTGCTTCCAATATGTTCTG ATCTTTCTGTTTTTGGAGCATCGATGGCAGGAGCTTGTATTGGTTTTCTTTCGCACAACCGATACAAGGCATCTGTATTTATGGGTGACGTGGGTTCCTTGGCGCTGGGCGGAGCTCTAGCTGCAATGGCTTCTTGTACAGGAATGTTTCTTCCGTTATTTATTTCGTCTGGGATCTTCGTTCTTGAAGCAGTATCTGTTATAATGCAG GTATCCTTCTTCAAGACCACCAAGCGCCTACAGGGAAGAGGCCGACGCTTATTCCGGATGGCACCATTTCACCACCACCTTGAGTTATGTGGAATCAAAGAACCAACTATCGTTGCGGCCGCGTATGTTATTTCTTCCCTTTCGGCTTTACTTGCTGGATATGTAGGTCTAATTTCAGCATAG
- the LOC131312425 gene encoding phospho-N-acetylmuramoyl-pentapeptide-transferase homolog isoform X4 produces MGLDVGLFKLEPRMRHSSSEVEESDGDDLLNPVSDIDLPTVREPFLETNDALTGTAHRLAMITRGRRKSRVKHGVITNIGLMTFLTILLLLVDCCAWRIVRLPLEPFYLMRPFCISAIVVSCAGYVCVPLLRSLKIHSIIRREGPARHSSKKGTPTMGGLFFVPIGIIVAEVSVGFSSIEVRGAAVATLAFAAIGLLDDVLSIIKNHNYGLSALMKILLEVAVGSIFSVWLETTKISSPYSMKMLVPLPSPLGLVCLGKCYLLLTSFCFVSMTNGINLTDGLDGLAGGTAALAFIGMSIAVLPICSDLSVFGASMAGACIGFLSHNRYKASVFMGDVGSLALGGALAAMASCTGMFLPLFISSGIFVLEAVSVIMQVSFFKTTKRLQGRGRRLFRMAPFHHHLELCGIKEPTIVAAAYVISSLSALLAGYVGLISA; encoded by the exons ATGGGTTTAGACGTAGGATTGTTCAAGTTAGAGCCACGGATGAG GCATTCATCAAGTGAAGTTGAAGAAAGCGATGGAGATGACTTGCTAAATCCAGTGTCTGATATCGATTTGCCAACGGTTAGAGAGCCATTTCTTGAAACTAATGATGCTTTGACTGGGACTGCCCACCGGTTGGCCATGATTACAAGAGGACGAAGGAAAAGCAG GGTTAAACATGGAGTGATAACCAACATTGGACTCATGACCTTCTTGACTATTCTTCTTTTACTTGTGGATTGTTGTGCATGGCGAATTGTCAGACTGCCTTTAGAACCCTTTTATTTGATGCGGCCATTTTGTATATCTGCAATTGTAGTCTCTTGTGCAGGCTATGTATGCGTCCCCTTACTTCGGAGTTTGAAGATTCACTCAATCATTAGAAGAGAAGGGCCAGCTAGGCACTCCTCTAAGAAGGGCACCCCCACTATGGGTGGGTTGTTTTTTGTACCAATTGGCATAATTGTTGCGGAAGTATCAGTTGGTTTTTCTTCTATTGAGGTTAGGGGCGCTGCAGTAGCAACTCTAGCCTTTGCTGCAATTGGGCTGCTTGATGATGTATTAAGCATCATCAAGAATCACAACTATGGTTTATCTGCTTTGATGAAGATTCTTTTGGAG GTAGCTGTTGGATCGATATTTTCAGTTTGGTTGGAAACTACAAAGATATCATCACCCTACAGCAT GAAAATGTTGGTTCCTCTACCTTCCCCTCTGGGGCTTGTTTGCCTGGGAAAGTGCTATCTATTGTTGACTTCATTCTGTTTTGTTTCCATGACAAACGGAATCAACTTAACAGATGGTCTTGATGGACTGGCTGGAGGGACCGCTGCATTGGCTTTTATAGGAATGTCGATTGCTGTGCTTCCAATATGTTCTG ATCTTTCTGTTTTTGGAGCATCGATGGCAGGAGCTTGTATTGGTTTTCTTTCGCACAACCGATACAAGGCATCTGTATTTATGGGTGACGTGGGTTCCTTGGCGCTGGGCGGAGCTCTAGCTGCAATGGCTTCTTGTACAGGAATGTTTCTTCCGTTATTTATTTCGTCTGGGATCTTCGTTCTTGAAGCAGTATCTGTTATAATGCAG GTATCCTTCTTCAAGACCACCAAGCGCCTACAGGGAAGAGGCCGACGCTTATTCCGGATGGCACCATTTCACCACCACCTTGAGTTATGTGGAATCAAAGAACCAACTATCGTTGCGGCCGCGTATGTTATTTCTTCCCTTTCGGCTTTACTTGCTGGATATGTAGGTCTAATTTCAGCATAG